One Micromonospora eburnea genomic region harbors:
- a CDS encoding PH domain-containing protein, with protein sequence MTTPTYDRKEQFQQIQSGLLAGEQIIAVYDAVGTGTGFIGLTDRRVIIQDRSFVGKRYAITSIPYSKITSVSVVSNKSWGGSFFSTGAIAINVGSQTYEVEFRGAEKSHHVHNVILHHIS encoded by the coding sequence ATGACCACCCCAACGTACGACCGCAAGGAACAGTTCCAGCAGATCCAGAGCGGGCTCCTGGCCGGTGAGCAGATCATCGCCGTCTACGACGCCGTCGGGACGGGCACCGGATTCATCGGTCTGACCGACCGTCGCGTGATCATCCAGGACCGCTCCTTCGTCGGCAAGCGGTACGCCATCACCAGCATCCCGTACTCGAAGATCACCAGCGTCAGCGTGGTCAGCAACAAGTCGTGGGGCGGTTCGTTCTTCTCCACCGGGGCGATCGCGATCAACGTCGGCTCGCAGACCTACGAGGTCGAGTTCCGGGGCGCGGAGAAGAGCCACCACGTGCACAACGTGATCCTCCACCACATCTCCTGA
- a CDS encoding SanA/YdcF family protein: MRSWLGVVKRWWGVRPVRWALLAVAASAVLATGGSVASVAWLRGGAEGHIFTETDVPEAPVALVLGTKVEADGTPSRFLTARLELAQRLFTAGKVRAILVSGDNMHADYNEPEAMRRWLLDRGVPSNKVVPDYAGFDTYDSCARAKRIFGVDRLTVVTQSFHVPRAVALCRHLGIEANGVGDDSVRQYSKWRIGSIREYGASVKAAVDVLSGRDPVHLGRRETGIDDALRAG, encoded by the coding sequence ATGCGGAGCTGGCTCGGGGTCGTCAAACGGTGGTGGGGCGTTCGCCCGGTCCGCTGGGCGCTGCTCGCGGTCGCCGCCAGCGCGGTGCTGGCCACCGGTGGCAGCGTGGCCAGCGTGGCGTGGCTCCGCGGCGGCGCCGAGGGCCACATCTTCACCGAGACCGACGTGCCGGAGGCGCCCGTCGCCCTGGTCCTGGGCACCAAGGTGGAGGCGGACGGCACCCCGTCGCGGTTCCTCACCGCCCGGCTGGAACTCGCCCAGCGGCTGTTCACCGCCGGCAAGGTCCGCGCGATCCTGGTGTCCGGCGACAACATGCACGCCGACTACAACGAGCCCGAGGCGATGCGGCGCTGGCTGCTCGACCGGGGGGTGCCGAGCAACAAGGTGGTGCCCGACTACGCCGGCTTCGACACGTACGACTCGTGCGCGCGGGCCAAACGGATCTTCGGCGTGGACCGCCTGACGGTCGTGACCCAGTCATTTCACGTCCCCCGCGCCGTGGCGCTGTGTCGACACCTCGGCATCGAGGCCAACGGCGTGGGTGACGACAGCGTCCGGCAGTACTCCAAGTGGCGGATCGGCTCCATTCGCGAGTACGGCGCCTCGGTGAAGGCCGCGGTGGACGTACTCTCCGGCCGTGACCCCGTCCACCTGGGCCGGCGCGAGACCGGCATCGACGACGCCCTCCGCGCCGGCTGA
- a CDS encoding GNAT family N-acetyltransferase: MSPTRLVALDDAPVLAELLRLNRDFLAPWEPLRGEDYFTADGQRAVLQADLAQHAQGSKLPHVILDSGSVVGRITLNGIVRGPFQSCSVGYWVSASHNDRGVATRAVREIVRVAFEELGLHRVQAETLLHNVGSQRVLKRNGFLPIGVAPAYLNIAGEWQDMALFQVVNSSWSAGRFDPVGG, from the coding sequence GTGAGTCCCACCCGGCTGGTCGCGCTCGATGATGCGCCGGTCCTGGCGGAGTTGCTCCGCCTCAACCGTGACTTCCTCGCGCCGTGGGAGCCGCTCCGGGGCGAGGACTACTTCACGGCGGACGGCCAACGTGCGGTCCTCCAGGCCGACCTCGCCCAACACGCGCAGGGATCGAAGTTGCCGCACGTCATTCTGGATTCCGGCAGCGTGGTAGGCCGCATCACGTTGAACGGCATCGTGCGGGGCCCGTTCCAGTCGTGCAGTGTGGGCTACTGGGTGAGCGCCAGCCACAACGATCGTGGCGTGGCGACCCGGGCGGTCCGGGAGATCGTGCGGGTGGCCTTCGAGGAGTTGGGGCTGCACCGGGTGCAGGCGGAGACGTTGCTGCACAACGTCGGGTCGCAGCGTGTGTTGAAGCGCAACGGGTTCCTGCCCATCGGTGTCGCGCCGGCGTACCTCAACATCGCCGGCGAGTGGCAGGACATGGCCCTGTTCCAGGTGGTGAACAGCTCCTGGTCGGCGGGCCGGTTCGACCCTGTGGGCGGCTGA